AGCGCGGTGCCATCGCGTCCACGTCCTGCAGATCGCGCACCACAAAGACCCCATCCAGATTGCCCCCAATGCTGTCCGGCAAGCGACGCGGCACGGATCCGGTGGTCAGCACAAGATCGTCGTACTGCAGCGTTTCGTTGCCAAGCGCCACTGTTTTCGCCTCAGGGTCAATCCCAGTAACCGTCTCATCCATCCGCAGGGTAATTGCGTGATCCGCGTAAAAGGCAGCAGGACGCAGGTAGAGACGCTCTAAAGTCATGTCTCCCATCAAGTACGCCTTGGACAAAGGGGGGCGTTGATAGGGCAAAACCGGTTCTGCACCGATGAGAGTGATCTGATCCTCGCAACCGCTGTTTCGCAGCTTTGCCACACAAGAGGCACCCGCCTGCCCGGCCCCGATCACAACGATGTGGCGCATACTGCCCCCTTTATTAACGAAATCTTCTGGTCCTGACCAACGCCGCAGCCTATATCCACGACAACGACAAACGCAATTGCAAGAAAGGCGTATCACATGACGATTTCACAAGGCGACCAACTTCCCGACGCAACTTTGATGGAAATGGGCGCGGAAGGACCAGCGCCTGTATCTCTTGCGGACAAAACCAAAGATCGCAAGGTCGTCATTTTTGCAGTGCCGGGCGCTTATACCCCGACCTGCCACTCCGCGCATGTCCCGAGCTTTGTACGCACCAAGGATCAGTTTGATGCCAAAGGTGTAGACGAAATCATATGCGTGTCGGTCAACGACCCGTTCGTCATGAAATCCTGGGGCGAGGCGACAGGGGCTGCCGCAGCCGGTATCACCATGTTGGGCGATGCGGATAGTTCCTTTACCAAGGCCATTGGCATGGACTTCGACGCGCCACCTGCTGGGTTGCTTGCACGCTCCAAACGCTATGCGATGCTGGTTGAAAACGGTAAGGTAACCCTGCTTCAGCCCGAAGAAAGTCCCGGCGTGTGCGAAGTATCTGCTGGCGAAGCGCTTCTGGACAATATGTAAAACGCGAAAGGCCCGGAACAAACGTTCCGGGCCTTTTCATCAGGGTTTCCCACTTCAGGACGCTTGAACGATCGTTGTCGTTGGAAACGGAATGTCGATGTTCCCCGCATCCAGTGCCTCTTTGACTGCACGTTTCATATCTGCCTGATAGGCAAAGAATTCCGACGCTTCGACCCAGACGCGCACAAGAAAATCGACTGAACTGGCACCCAGATTATTCACTTGGATAAAGGGTTCGGGATCGGACTTGGAGCGTGGATCAGCCATAATCGTGTCGAAGATTATTTTCTCGGCCTCGGCCAGATTAACACCGTAACCAACCCCAAACGTCCACTCGGCGCGTCGCGTTGAATTACTGGAGTAATTGGTGATGACATTGCCCCAAACTTGCGAGTTTGGAATGATGACCTGAACATTGCTCATATCCGCAAGCTCTGTAAAATTCAGTGTGATCGCCTTGACGCTTCCCAGCGTCCCGCCCACATCCACGAAATCACCCAGTTTAATTGGACGAAACAGGATCAACATCACGCCCGCTGCGATGTTTGAGAGCGTCCCTTGCAAAGCCAGACCGATGGCAAGGCCCGCCGCACCGATGATTGCAACAACGGATGTGGTTTGAACGCCAAAGGTATTGAGAACAAAGAGGAATGTGAAACCCAGAACAATGTAACGCACGATCGACGCAAGAAAGTCGAAAAGCATGTCATCCAGATGCGCGTTTTTGCTCCCCAAGGCCTTTACGCGCCGTTGTAGCCATGCCGAGATCGTCCAGCCCACAAAAAGGATGGCAACGGCGGCAAAAACGGAGCCCGCCGCGCCCAGAAGAAATTCCAGCGTCAGAAGATCCGCCAGCGTATTTCCCTGCCAGATTTCAGTATTTAGTAAATCGTCCATTGCTTACTCCGCGAGGCTGTCCATTTTTCGTGCAAGTTTTGCGTCGAGCGCGCTGATGCCACCGACATCATGCGTGGTCAACACGACTTCTACCGTCTTGTACACATTGTGCCATTCAGGGTGATGGTCCCATTTTTCAGCCCAGATTGCCGCGCGGGTCATCCACCCGAAAGCTTCAACAAAATTCTTGAAAACAAAGGTTTTCTTTAGGGCATCCCGTCCGTCGACCATCTCCCAGCCAGCGGCAAAGAGGGGCTCCAGCAAGGGTCCTCGCGTTTCTTCGCTCAATTTTTCGGTCATTCCTGTTCCTCGATTTCTGCCCGTTTAAATGGGCCGTATTCTGTTAACACGTTGATCTCTTCATCCACAGCGTCGCGTTCTGCTTTGAGATAACTGTCTATGGCACCGGCAAAACCTGCATCATTCACCCAATGCAAGGACCAAGTCGGCGTCGGCAAATAACCGCGCGCAAGTTTGTGTTCACCCTGTGCACCCGCCTCTACCCTGGATAACCCCTGTTCGATGGCGATATCGATGGCACGGTAATAGCAAAGCTCGAAGTGCAGGCACGGATGATGTTCACTACATCCCCAGTAACGGCCATAGAGCGCCCGAGCTCCGATGAAATTCAACGCGCCCGCCACCCAGCGCCCGTCCCGTTCAGCCAAAACCAAGGCCATGTCATCACGCAGCGTCTCTTGTGCGATGTCAAAAAACTTGCGTGTCAAATAGGGTGTGCCCCATTTGCGCGCACCCGTATCCTGATAGAACTGCCAAAAGGCATCCCAGTGTTCGGGCTTTAAGTCGTCGCCTGAGAATGTGTGGATATCGCCGCCGAAACGCTGTGCTTGGGCGCGCTCCTTACGGATGTTCTTACGCTTGCGTGAACTTAACGTGGCAAGAAACCCGTCAAAGTCGGCATAACCATCGTTACGCCAATGGAACTGTTGGGTTTTGCGGCGCATCAGGCCAAGTGCCTCACCACTCTCGGCCTCGTCTTCGGTGCAAAACGTCAAATGAAGCGACGAAATATTGTTGTTATCCGCGAGTTGCACGGCACCTTGGATCAACGCCGCGCGCCCTGCGTCCTCAAACCCCGGGCGCACCAGCAGACGCCGTCCCGTGGCGGGCGTATGAGGCACGGCAATCTGCAATTTGGGATAGTAACGGCCGCCTGCGCGCTCATAGGCATGCGCCCAGTTGTGATCGAAAATATACTCGCCCTGACTATGCGATTTAACATACATCGGGGCGACTCCGATAAGCTGATCATCAGCATATGCTGTCAGGTATTGCGGCTGCCAGCCAGTACCCGCGCCCACGGATCCGCTTTCCTCCAAAGCGCTGAGGAACCGGTATGTCGTGAAAGGATCGTTTGGTCGCGCACCGTCAACCGCCTCTGGGCAGGCGCAAGCATCCCAGTCACGCGCAGCGATCTCGCGTAACGACGGAATGATCCGTATTTCAAATTCCTGTTGCTGCATCGCCCCTTACCCTGCCATGTCTAACCTGTAGCACTCATGCGCAGGTTCAAGCGGGAAAGGCCGCGAGGTAGCGTTCAAAGGTAATATTTTGCGCAATTTTGCGTGCGCACGCCTCTTGTTGCGGCGATTTGACTGTCCAACACAGAACAGCAGCGCCTTGTGATTTCAGGTCGGCCACACGCGCACGATCAAGGTCGTCGATGTCGTGACTGATGAAACTGCATTCTGCCTTTTCATAATCGGGGATGTTCCGCAGATGTTCGCGCGTTTCAAGAGGTAAGTTCCAATTTTTTTCCGCGAAGGATTCAGTTACCAACCCACGCGCAATACCCGGGCACAACTCCGCCATGAGTCTTACCGAATTTGGATTGAAGGACATGACCGCAACGGGACCCGGGTACCCTTTCAACGCCTGGGCTACAGCCCTTTCCAGCGGCCCGACATCCTGTCCCATTGCGCCGTCCTGATCCTTGATCTCGATCAGCAAGGGGACTTGGCCGGCCACCAGCTCCAGAACCGCGACAAGATCTGGAATGCCTTCATCCCCTCCGCGCAAAGGTGTCTGGCACAAGGCATCTTTTGTCTGCGCTCGAATTGGACCTGTAGCATCTGCCAGACGGTCCAAGGCGTAGTCATGGAAAACCATGGCCTGCGCATCCGAACTTTGCTGGACGTCGATCTCAATACCGTAACCGGCCGAAATCGCCGCACGGATGGCCGCGCGGCTGTTTTCGGGACGCCCCTTCGCCACATCATGCAAGGCGCGATGTGCAATTGGCGTCGTCAGGAAGGCTTGAGGCAGAGCGACCTTCATTTGATCTCGAAGATACCTTCGATTTCAACTGCAACGCCAAGCGGCAAGGAGGCCGCCGAAACAGCAGATCGCGAATGACGGCCCGCATCGCCCAAAGCTTCAACCAGAAAGTCGGAAGCGCCATTGATGACCTTTGGTTGATCAGTAAAATCAGCGGTCGAGTTCACAAATCCGGTTAGTTTGATCACGCGGACCAAACCATCAATGTCCCCGCCACAGGCGGCCTTGACCTGCGCAAGCAAACTGATCGCGCAAAGGCGTGCAGCTGCGGCGCCATCTTCGGTTTTCATGTCAGCGCCTAATTTACCTGTCACGAGCCCGTCCGGACCGTTCGAGATTTGCCCCGACACATAAAGCGTGGTGCCGGATTTTACAAAAGGCACATAGTTGGCCGCTGGTGCAGGGGCGTCCGGCAAGGTGACGCCCAATTCGGCGAGACGGGAAGCAAAACTCATTTCAGTATCCTTTTGGTGAGATCGGCGTTACGTTTTCCACTTTTAATGACGCATTCTTTTCAGAGGTGCAATTTCGCTTTTCAAATGCACTATGTGCTAGCCAAAGCGAAAGGCATATCCAGCACTCTGGTTCCCCTGTGTCTGCTGACTTACAACCAGATCAATAGCCGTTAGACACGGCTTGAAGATCACTTTATTGAGAGGAGAACATCGTATTTTGCAGTTGCTCCCTGTTTCTAAGGAAGGTTTTGATTGCGAAGTAGACGCATTTCCGCTTACAGGTTTTAATTTACCGCACAGATTGTGGACCTTTCAGGCATTTAGACGTTAAGGTCTCGATGTCGCGTTGCGGCCACATGATACTATTTCCTAACCTTTGCCCCCTAGGCATCTCCCGAAAAACAATTACGTACAGTCAAAATTTCTCACAGGATCCTCCCAGTGTCTTTTTCCCACCAAACGAAGCCTCCGATGCGCCTCGCCGTGCTGTTGGCAGCAGTTCTTTCCATAAGTGCGTGTGCCACTTCTCAGGATGTCGCAACACGCTCGGATGGGATCAATGACCCCTATGAAACGCAGAACCGCAAAATTCACAGCTTCAACAAGGGCTTTGATAAGAACGTGTTCCGGCCTGTGTCGCAAGGATACGGCGTTGTGCCCGTAGAAATGCGGAACACCATCAATAACTTCTCTGAAAACCTGGATATGCCTGGGGTTGCTATCAATAGCCTTTTGCAAGGCGATTTGCGCGGCACCGGTCTTGCGACGGTGCGTTTCATAATGAACACCACCATTGGTCTCGCTGGATTCTTTGATGCGGCCGATGAGCTGAATATTCCGGCCCACACCACCGATTTCGGCGAAACACTGGCAGTTTGGGGTGTCGGCGAAGGTGCCTACATCGAACTGCCTTTCCTTGGTCCGTCGACGCAGCGCGCCACGACCGGTCTGGTTGTAGATTTCTTCACCAACCCGCTGACCTTTAGCACCATTGATGGCGACGCCCGGATCATACCGCCAGCCTCAAAAGGCGTTGCGGCATTGAATGACCGCGAGCGTTTCAGTGACAGCTTCGATTCCGTATTGTATGAAAGCGCCGACAGCTATTCACAGTCACGCCTGATCTACCTTCAGAACCGCCGCTTTGAATTGGGACAGGACGCGGCCAATGACACGGATCCCTTTTCCACCGACCCTTACGAGGACCCCTATGCTGAGTAACTTCAATCGCCGAAATTTCATTCTGAGTGCGGCCGCGGTTTCTTTGCTAGGCACAAATCAGGCGTTTGCCTTGACAGAAGACGCCGCGCGCAGGCTTGTGGATCAAGTCGTTGCCGACATCGACCGGGTCATTTCGTCCGGCAAGTCGGACGTGGCGATTCTGCGAGAGTTCGAGAAACTCTTCGTGCGGTACGCTGATGTTAACATCATGGCACAATATGCCCTGGGTGCGGATGGGCGCTCCGCATCGGCATCCCAAAAAAGAGCCTTCAATGATGCGTTCACGGGATACATCGCCCGCAAATATGGCAAACAGTTCCGTGATTTCGTCGGGGGGCGCGTCGAGGTTCAATCAGCCCGCCAGATCAAAGCCGGTTATGAAATCAAGACGCTGGCGTACCTGCGGGGCGATGGGCCTTTCGAAGTGGCATTCCATGTGTCCGACAAATCCGGACGCGACAAGTTTTTCAACATCTACATCGAAGGTGTGAATCTATTGCTCACGGAACGCAATGAAATTGGCTCCATGCTCGATAGCCGGGGCGGCAATCTCAACGCTTTGATCGCAGACCTCAAAAAAACCAGCTAGTGGATCCGCTGACACCAGTGTCAGCGATCCTCGCCCTTAACGTTGGGCGCGCGTGCGCCATCACCACCGCCACCTAGAATATCGCGCAGCAGACCTTCGAGAATGCCGACAGCGCCGCCGTCGCCTTGCTGCCCTCCGCCGGTGTCACGCGTTTCGCCCGCCTGAGAGGGCGTGACACTGGGCAGCGGTTTGAGCGGCACACCCTCATGCACTCGCATCATCGTCTCGCGCCAGATCTCGGCAGGCAACCCGGCACCGGTGACGCCTGTCAAGGGTGTGTTGTCATCATATCCCATCCACACACCAGCCACGTAATCTGCTGAAAAACCAACAAACCATGCGTCCCGCGCTGCTTGAGTGGTCCCGGTCTTACCCGCCAGCTCACGATCGCCAAATTGGGCACGCTTCCCGGTTCCCTCTGAAACGACCTTCTCCATCATGTAAACCAACTGACGTGCCGCCGTGTCTTGAATAACCCGCTCCCCGATCCCGCCACCGGTCCCCATCAGGGGTTCATTATCGCCCAGCAATCGTAGCTCCACCAAGCCATAAGGGATGACGGAGGAGCCACCGTTCAGAATACCCGCATACGCTCCGGTCATTTCAATCAACGTGCTCTCAGACGCGCCCAATGCCAGAGCAGGACCTGCCGCCAGATCGCTGTCCAACCCAAACTCGCTTGCCACTTGCCGCACGAGGTCGCGTCCCACAAATTCGGAAACCTTTACCGCTGGGATGTTCAGACTGTCCTGCAAGGCGCGCGTCAGCGACACTTTGCCATAAAACTTGTTGGTATAGTTGCGCGGAGACCAAGGGCCTGATCCAGGGATATCAATGGTCAGGGGTTCATCCGTTACCGTGTCATTGGGCGAATAGCCCAGATCCAGTGCCGCAGCATAAACGAATGGTTTGAATGCAGACCCTGTCTGACGTTTGGCTTGTACCGCCCGATTGAAGGCGCCAACAACTTTCGCCTTGCGCCCTCCCACCATAGCCCTCACCGCACCATCGGCAGACATCACCACGATTGCCGCTTGCGCTTTGCTGCCCTCACGGATCTTGTTTTCAAATACCCACTGCATCGCCTCATCCGCCGCACTTTGTATGCGCTGATCCAGCGTTGTCTTGATGATCACATCCTCAGTCGTCTTGCGGGTGAAAAATTCGGGGCCGGATGACATCACCCAGTCGGCAAAATACCCCCCCGCACGCGCTTCAGCGGCTTCAGACAATTCAGCCGGGTTGTCTTGCGCCTCGCGCGCTTCGGCATCCGACAGATACCCCTGTTCGTTCATCAGCCGGACAATTGTCGCCGCCCTCCCTTGCGATCTGGTCAGGTCATTGGTGGGCGCAAAACGCGTGGGCGCCACCAATAAGCCGGCCAGCATCGCAGATTCCGCTGGGTTCAGATTCGCCGCAGACTTACCGAAATAGCGCTGGCTGGCGGCTTCAAACCCCCGCGCGCCCGCCCCCAGAAAGGCGCGGTTCATATAGATCGTCAGGATGTCATTCTTGGAATACTTGGCCTCCATCGCCAGCGCATAGATTGCCTCAGAAGCCTTGCGCTTGATGGTCCCGCGCCGGCATTCCGCTTCGTATTCCGCTTCGCTCTGTGTGGTCGGATCATAAGGCACGCCAAGGCACAACAGTTTGGACACCTGTTGCGTGATCGTTGAGCCGCCATGCCCGGACAACGGGCCACGTCCTTCACTCAGATTGATGCGCATAGCGCCCGCAATCCCCCGCGGACTGAGCCCAAAATGGCGATAGAAGCGTTTGTCTTCGGTGGCTACAATCGCGTTTCTCAGGTGCGGCGATACGGTCTCTGCCGTGACCACACCACCAAACTGATCTCCGCGCCAAGCGAAGACGCGACCCTGATCATCCAGCAAGGTCACCGAGCCCCGTGCGCGACCATCCAGCAAGTCGTTCACATCAGGCAAAGTGGTATAGTAATAGCCAACGGCAAGTCCGAGCAAAATACATACCACTGCGCCAATTCGCCATGTAATGCGCCAGATCAAACGCAGGATCCAGCGCACAATTCTTTGGAAGAAACCGATGATGCCACCTCGGCGCTTCGCCGGTGCTTTGCGGCGCGCGGTCTTGCGTGGCTTGGCCTTGGGTTTGGCCGTTGATTTGGCAGGCGATTTGCGCGCCTTCCTGGACGGCGCAGCATAGCGCTTATCCGCGACCAACGGTCGCTTGCCTTTACGTGAATCACTCATGAAGAACCTGCCCGGCCCAATTTTGTTAGACGTAGTGTAGCGCGCCTGATCAAGATTGTTGAGATCGTCTTGCACAGAAAGATCATCAATTATTTGATTACTTTTTATGCATTTTTGGTATTTCGCTCATTTTTTAATCATGCGACTTCGAAATCTCAACGGGTCAGGACTGTGAATCTTCCATGTTCGCCGGGCGATGGCGTTTTCTGCATGCGCAAACATTGCAGAGAACTCTGCCAAGTTAAGGGGACACGAGGTGAAACTCATCATTGCAACAATCAAGCCGTTCAAGCTGGAGGAAGTGCGTGAAGCACTGACCGAAGCCGGTGTGCGCGGCATGATGGTGACCGAGATCAAGGGGTTTGGCTCTCAGTCAGGCCATACAGAAATTTATCGCGGCGCGGAATACGCCGTGAATTTTGTGCCAAAGGTCAAAATTGAAATCGTTGTTGCGGCAAGCGCCGTCGATCAAGTGGTCGAGACAATCACCAAGACCGCACATACGGGCAAAATCGGCGACGGAAAGATCTTCGTCCTGAATGTTGATCAGGCTGTCCGTGTCCGTACCGGCGAAACCAACGAAGACGCGCTGTGAAGCGGCACTTCACAAACAGGGATACTCACTATGACACATTTTAAGACTTTAGCTGCCGCCGCTGCGCTGGTTGCGCTGCCGTCGCTGGCGCTGGCGCAAGACGCAGCGCCCGGATTTGACGAAATTGGCCCCTACATCATGACAACGCTTTTGTTCTTGATGGCTGGCTTCCTCGTATTCTTCATGGCCGCTGGATTTGCCATGCTTGAAGCGGGCCTCGTGCGTTCCAAAAACGTGGCGATGCAGTTGACAAAAAACATCTCTCTATTCTCTTTCGCCGCCATCATGTACTGGCTCATTGGCTTCAACTTGATGTATCCGGGTGACGGCTGGACCATCTCCGGTTGGGTCGGCCCGTTCTTCTCCCAGACTGTGCTTGACCCTGTTGGCATCGCCGCCGCAGACGCCGCACTGGACTATGCTTCTATCGGTTCGGACTTCTTCTTCCAGCTTGTGTTCGTTGCTGCGACTGCGTCAATCGTTTCAGGTGCTTTGGCTGAACGCATCAAGCTCTGGCCTTTCCTGATCTTCGTCATCGTGCTCACCGGCGTCTTTTACCCCATTTCCGGGTCCTGGCAGTGGGGCGGCGGCTGGTTGTCTGAAGCCGGCTTCTCCGACTTTGCAGGTTCCACAGTTGTACACTCAGTTGGTGGCTGGGCAGCTCTTGCAGGTGCCATCGTACTTGGCCCACGGATTGGCAAATACGGGAAAGACGGGCGCGTGAACCCGTTTCCTGGCTCCAACTTGGCACTTGCGACCTTGGGGACATTCATCCTGTGGCTCGGTTGGTTCGGCTTTAACGGCGGCTCGCAGTTGGCTGCTGGCACTGTCGGCGATATCTCCGATGTATCGCGTATCTTTGCGAACACCAACATGGCGGCGGCTGCCGGTTCAGTTGCGGCCCTGATCATGACCCAGATGATGTATAAAAAGGTCGACCTTACAATGGTGCTCAACGGCGCTTTGGCGGGGTTGGTCTCCATCACTGCTGAACCTCTGGCACCGACGCTCTTTGGGGCGCTCTGGATCGGTGCAGTGGGTGGTATCATCGTCGTGTTGGCCGTGCCAATGCTTGACA
This genomic interval from Paracoccaceae bacterium contains the following:
- a CDS encoding peroxiredoxin produces the protein MTISQGDQLPDATLMEMGAEGPAPVSLADKTKDRKVVIFAVPGAYTPTCHSAHVPSFVRTKDQFDAKGVDEIICVSVNDPFVMKSWGEATGAAAAGITMLGDADSSFTKAIGMDFDAPPAGLLARSKRYAMLVENGKVTLLQPEESPGVCEVSAGEALLDNM
- a CDS encoding mechanosensitive ion channel translates to MDDLLNTEIWQGNTLADLLTLEFLLGAAGSVFAAVAILFVGWTISAWLQRRVKALGSKNAHLDDMLFDFLASIVRYIVLGFTFLFVLNTFGVQTTSVVAIIGAAGLAIGLALQGTLSNIAAGVMLILFRPIKLGDFVDVGGTLGSVKAITLNFTELADMSNVQVIIPNSQVWGNVITNYSSNSTRRAEWTFGVGYGVNLAEAEKIIFDTIMADPRSKSDPEPFIQVNNLGASSVDFLVRVWVEASEFFAYQADMKRAVKEALDAGNIDIPFPTTTIVQAS
- a CDS encoding 4a-hydroxytetrahydrobiopterin dehydratase, which codes for MTEKLSEETRGPLLEPLFAAGWEMVDGRDALKKTFVFKNFVEAFGWMTRAAIWAEKWDHHPEWHNVYKTVEVVLTTHDVGGISALDAKLARKMDSLAE
- a CDS encoding GNAT family N-acetyltransferase encodes the protein MQQQEFEIRIIPSLREIAARDWDACACPEAVDGARPNDPFTTYRFLSALEESGSVGAGTGWQPQYLTAYADDQLIGVAPMYVKSHSQGEYIFDHNWAHAYERAGGRYYPKLQIAVPHTPATGRRLLVRPGFEDAGRAALIQGAVQLADNNNISSLHLTFCTEDEAESGEALGLMRRKTQQFHWRNDGYADFDGFLATLSSRKRKNIRKERAQAQRFGGDIHTFSGDDLKPEHWDAFWQFYQDTGARKWGTPYLTRKFFDIAQETLRDDMALVLAERDGRWVAGALNFIGARALYGRYWGCSEHHPCLHFELCYYRAIDIAIEQGLSRVEAGAQGEHKLARGYLPTPTWSLHWVNDAGFAGAIDSYLKAERDAVDEEINVLTEYGPFKRAEIEEQE
- a CDS encoding glycerophosphodiester phosphodiesterase family protein; translation: MKVALPQAFLTTPIAHRALHDVAKGRPENSRAAIRAAISAGYGIEIDVQQSSDAQAMVFHDYALDRLADATGPIRAQTKDALCQTPLRGGDEGIPDLVAVLELVAGQVPLLIEIKDQDGAMGQDVGPLERAVAQALKGYPGPVAVMSFNPNSVRLMAELCPGIARGLVTESFAEKNWNLPLETREHLRNIPDYEKAECSFISHDIDDLDRARVADLKSQGAAVLCWTVKSPQQEACARKIAQNITFERYLAAFPA
- a CDS encoding RidA family protein translates to MSFASRLAELGVTLPDAPAPAANYVPFVKSGTTLYVSGQISNGPDGLVTGKLGADMKTEDGAAAARLCAISLLAQVKAACGGDIDGLVRVIKLTGFVNSTADFTDQPKVINGASDFLVEALGDAGRHSRSAVSAASLPLGVAVEIEGIFEIK
- a CDS encoding VacJ family lipoprotein encodes the protein MLLAAVLSISACATSQDVATRSDGINDPYETQNRKIHSFNKGFDKNVFRPVSQGYGVVPVEMRNTINNFSENLDMPGVAINSLLQGDLRGTGLATVRFIMNTTIGLAGFFDAADELNIPAHTTDFGETLAVWGVGEGAYIELPFLGPSTQRATTGLVVDFFTNPLTFSTIDGDARIIPPASKGVAALNDRERFSDSFDSVLYESADSYSQSRLIYLQNRRFELGQDAANDTDPFSTDPYEDPYAE
- a CDS encoding ABC transporter substrate-binding protein, translating into MLSNFNRRNFILSAAAVSLLGTNQAFALTEDAARRLVDQVVADIDRVISSGKSDVAILREFEKLFVRYADVNIMAQYALGADGRSASASQKRAFNDAFTGYIARKYGKQFRDFVGGRVEVQSARQIKAGYEIKTLAYLRGDGPFEVAFHVSDKSGRDKFFNIYIEGVNLLLTERNEIGSMLDSRGGNLNALIADLKKTS
- a CDS encoding PBP1A family penicillin-binding protein; this encodes MSDSRKGKRPLVADKRYAAPSRKARKSPAKSTAKPKAKPRKTARRKAPAKRRGGIIGFFQRIVRWILRLIWRITWRIGAVVCILLGLAVGYYYTTLPDVNDLLDGRARGSVTLLDDQGRVFAWRGDQFGGVVTAETVSPHLRNAIVATEDKRFYRHFGLSPRGIAGAMRINLSEGRGPLSGHGGSTITQQVSKLLCLGVPYDPTTQSEAEYEAECRRGTIKRKASEAIYALAMEAKYSKNDILTIYMNRAFLGAGARGFEAASQRYFGKSAANLNPAESAMLAGLLVAPTRFAPTNDLTRSQGRAATIVRLMNEQGYLSDAEAREAQDNPAELSEAAEARAGGYFADWVMSSGPEFFTRKTTEDVIIKTTLDQRIQSAADEAMQWVFENKIREGSKAQAAIVVMSADGAVRAMVGGRKAKVVGAFNRAVQAKRQTGSAFKPFVYAAALDLGYSPNDTVTDEPLTIDIPGSGPWSPRNYTNKFYGKVSLTRALQDSLNIPAVKVSEFVGRDLVRQVASEFGLDSDLAAGPALALGASESTLIEMTGAYAGILNGGSSVIPYGLVELRLLGDNEPLMGTGGGIGERVIQDTAARQLVYMMEKVVSEGTGKRAQFGDRELAGKTGTTQAARDAWFVGFSADYVAGVWMGYDDNTPLTGVTGAGLPAEIWRETMMRVHEGVPLKPLPSVTPSQAGETRDTGGGQQGDGGAVGILEGLLRDILGGGGDGARAPNVKGEDR
- a CDS encoding P-II family nitrogen regulator, giving the protein MKLIIATIKPFKLEEVREALTEAGVRGMMVTEIKGFGSQSGHTEIYRGAEYAVNFVPKVKIEIVVAASAVDQVVETITKTAHTGKIGDGKIFVLNVDQAVRVRTGETNEDAL
- a CDS encoding ammonium transporter, translating into MTHFKTLAAAAALVALPSLALAQDAAPGFDEIGPYIMTTLLFLMAGFLVFFMAAGFAMLEAGLVRSKNVAMQLTKNISLFSFAAIMYWLIGFNLMYPGDGWTISGWVGPFFSQTVLDPVGIAAADAALDYASIGSDFFFQLVFVAATASIVSGALAERIKLWPFLIFVIVLTGVFYPISGSWQWGGGWLSEAGFSDFAGSTVVHSVGGWAALAGAIVLGPRIGKYGKDGRVNPFPGSNLALATLGTFILWLGWFGFNGGSQLAAGTVGDISDVSRIFANTNMAAAAGSVAALIMTQMMYKKVDLTMVLNGALAGLVSITAEPLAPTLFGALWIGAVGGIIVVLAVPMLDKFKIDDVVGAIPVHLLAGIWGTIAVIFYGDASLMTQLTGIVAYGVFTFVASLILWFILKATMGIRVSEEAEINGLDTSELGMEAYPEFSKG